The sequence TTATTTGTTGTTGAAtcggttgaatcggagttgaggAGTATAGGTTTGACGAATTGGAGTTGTTTTTGGTTGATCTGAGTTGAATTTTTAAACGGAGTTGTGGATCTGAGTTGTCTTCTGTTTTCTGCTTGTTGCTCGACCTAGTAGTTTAGATCTAGTCATCTCATGTTTGATCGTAATGTTGAAGTTGGATTTGTGATTACTCTGTTTTCGTACGCTTGATGCTCTATTTCGCCTCTGTTTAATTAGATTGTTAGAGAAGATGAAGGTAGAAGTTAGTTAGGAGTCGGATCTGTCACTGGTGTTGTTACTTTCTGCAGCTTTCCTGTCGACTTAGCTAATTTaagaaaatggtccccactgcatgttacGCATTGCCCAGCCGTTTTTGAAAACATGTTTACCTGATCTAGTAGTttagttgttgaatttttttttctagttaaACTTCATTTCTGTTACTCATGCATGCGCACGTACTTTTTTCTGCTCCCTAGGTCTAGCAGATAGGatagttattttttaatttcttccaagtctagtagttaaaacaaGTCTTAACCCATGAGTTGCGTGGCAACAGCCAACCACATCCAAGTCCTCTGAACACTTGCTTACCCCGTCCATctatgtgggatcgatccttactaccCTATTCTAGCCAATAGTaaatgggttaaggttttgatagTAATTGAGAGTATCCCAACGACACAGACAAATAAGTTTAGGGAGTTCCTAGGCCTAGCGGttgagtgaatcctctggacctgttTGATCTGCACTTTGAACACACGCACACCAGTCTTGTTTCTTCGATACAAACCAATTGCATATCAGGAATTCATCTTCATTGAAGACAACATCCCTGCTAATTATGACTTTGAACCCTGGTTCATCTCTTAACCAAACTCTATAACTTTTAACACTCTCAGGATATCCTAGAAACATACCTTTTCTAGATCTAGGCTCAAGTTTGTCAGACTTAGTATGCACAAAAGCAGCACATCAAAATATCCTTAGATGAAAAAGAGATAGAGTTTTTCCAGTAAACACATGTTCAGGACATTGTCCTAACAAAGGCACAGAAGGAGATCTATTAACCAAGTAAGTAGCAGTTAACAAAACTTCACCCCAAAACATTTTAGATAAACTAGATTTAGCAAGCATGCATCTAACTTTATCAATTAAAGTCATGTTCATCCTTtcagccaccccattttgttgtggggtGTAAGGAACAGTTTTATGTCTTTTGATTCCAAAACCAGCACACAAGTCATCAATTTGTTTGTTGCAAaattccaagccattgtcagtttTGATAGCCTTAATTTTCTCACTTATCTGAGTTTCAATCAAAGTCTTCCAAGCTTTCAGTTTTCAAACACTTCACACTTATGTCTCATAAAGAAACACCaaacttttcttgaaaaatcatcaattacAGACAAAAAATACACAGAGCCAGAGTGAGAAGATACAGAAGCAGGGCCCAGACATCCATATGCAAATACTCAATAATGCACTTACTAACATTTGCAGGCATATGAGTAGGAAAGGAAACCCTATGCTGTTTACCCAGCACATAAGTATCACAGAAAGGCAAATCACCATGGACATCATTATCAGAGAGAATAACATGCTTTTTCAGAATATTCAAACCTCTTGCACTCATGTGACCTAGCCTATTATGTCACAGCATAGTTTTATCAGTTTTAACAACATTGGCAAATGCTTTTTCACATGAAAGAGATACAATAGTATAGACATATAAACCACATTTTCTCTTGGCCTTAAATAGACACATTGAACCCTTGCAGATTTTCATGTAGCCTTCCCCACATTTTCCCCCCATACCAGCATTTTCAAGAGCAGTACAAGACGTCAAAATTATAGCAAAGGTCAGGAACATATCTAACATCCTTTAAGTTGAGCACATAGCCATTGTCAAACTTTAAACACACTGTGCCAATACCAAGAATTTCACACTTATTGTCATTAGTCATTGACACAAAAGTATTAGTTACAGGCTTTAACTCAGAAAACACTTCCTTGAAAGGACTAACATGATAAGTAAATCCAGAATAACAAAGCCAATCATTTTAAGAAAAGGGGCAGATAGAGGAAGCATTTATATACATCAAATCATGCACAATATACACAGATTCATTATCAGCATCATACTTGGACACATTAACAAGGTTTTCAAGCTGAGTGCTATTATTGAGGGGTTTATTCTTTTTAGGCTTGGTGCAATCTTTCTTATAGTGCCCAACTTCCCCACAATTAAAACACTTTCTATAGGTTTTAGGATCCTTACTTCTGGACCTAAGCCTGAACTTCTTCCTTGAATTTGAGCTAGAACCAGAACCCCCATTGGATTCATTACCCTCTCTAGACTTAAATCTACCTCTGACATTCAAGACCTTATTAAAAGCATTCTTGTCAGCAGACCTTTCCCTTAATTTAAGTTCTTTAGATTTCAGAGAGCTAATAATTAAGTCCAGAGGAGCAGAGTCTCTACCATACTTAATGACAGCTTTCACATCACTGTAAGAGTCAGGTGTGACATTCATCATAGCTATACTAGTGTATTCATCTATAGTTTTGTCACCAGATCTCTTAATATCCTGTACAACCTTCTGAAACCTATCCACATTATCATCAATGTCTTTGGCAAGATCAAGCTTAAACTTAAATAACTTTTCAAGCAGGTACATCTTTGAAGACATTGAAGTCTCAGTGAACAAAGTATCAAGTTGTTTCCACATATCAGAAGCAGATTCAATATGATCAACTTTCCTAAACAAAGAATCAGACAGATTTAATACAATAGTAACTCTACCCAACTCATTCGTCTCATCAATTTTTTCTTGAGCAGTGTCAGCAGGTAAAGAACCATCCACAACCTTAAACACTTTTTGTTGGATtaaaacacatttcattttctgtttccaAATAACAAAATCATGTTTGCCATTGAAAGGAATCAAACCAACAGGTTGGGCCATTTTTGCAATCACTTTAACAAGAACACATGAAGCAAGATAGAAACACAAAACCTTGCAAACCTCAGACCACAGAGACATACACCAAAGACCAGACACACTTTTACACAACTTTCACACAAGTCGGACCTCAAAACCCTGACTGTCACGAGCAAAACTGGCTAAGGCTATCCCAGTTTGCAATCACTCACTTCtggagggcgcagggggtcacttagGCAATACCAATGCTTGGTGGTCAGGTAATCAGAGGCCAGAAGCACAGAGCACCAAGAAACAGCAGAAGCAAACCAAGCAAAGAAAGCAAGAAAAGTCCTAAGTCTTTGCCAGAGACTATCTACCAGCAGACAATAACCCAGGCCTATAAGTGGctctaaaacagaaaaaaaaggAGTTACAACCAATTTACCATAGTGAATCCCCATTCGAAGAAGGATTCCACTTGCCCAACTCCTTAAGTGACTCGGCGTACCGGACTAGTCCCctcgtggctctgataccactgtagcgATAAGACCAGTCCGGCTTCACTAATTACCAAGACCTTTTGTTCTTCTTACAAGAGAGCTCAACCAAACTCTCAACCAAGCGGCTGATTAGTATCAAGATTACAAGGGAAAACCAATCAACTATTACAACAATAGTTAATAACCCTAGCTAATATCTTGAATTACAACCAACGCTTCTTGAACCTGCACACTCACCAAACTTGTTAGTAATAACAAATAAGATCCTCTCAGATCTAAAGCAATTACACAGGTAGAGAACAAAACAAGAAGAACACAGAGCAGATCAAGGCaatggctcagccacccgcctATATAACAAGTCTATTCTCCAGAAACCAGACCCAAGGGAGCAACGTTGAATCCACAAGTGATTCACCTCACACCGTAGATATCAACACCACACAACTCCTTCACACCGGATCTAGCCCCTCAGAACACAGCCTCGCACCAGTTCTCTCACACACCAAAACCCTAGATCTCACGAACACACCAGCAACCGAAGTAGTTGCCTAAACCAGCAAAGTCACCGGTCTATCACTCAAAGAAACCGTGATAACCGAAGGAAAATCGCCGGAGAAGTCAtcggagaagaagagagagtagagagaatTCACTGAATCGAgtgagtagagagagagagagagtattcTGAATAATGAGAGAAGAGAAAGGGTCTTCTCTCACATAACAAACACAAGCCACAATCCAACAGCTCCAAGCCAAGATCCGGGTGAGAAGACAGGTGTCACAATCTGGCAATAGGGAAGAAGGGATTTGGGCTCAGCCCAAATAATTCACCACAAATAATAGACGACCCAAATAAAAGTTCACCACAAATATTCAACAAAAGCAAGTGGTCGGAATAAGATTCATAGAAACTACTGATAATGGACCATCTAAAGTTGTGATCCAACGATGATTCCAGAACTGAACTCTACTACCTGTCCCTAACGCCCAAATTAGCTTTGGCCTCGCCATAGCTCAGTAGTTGCAGACCAACTTCAAGGAAGGCGCACCGCACCTAGAGGCGAAAATGCACGGGTCAAACCCCAAAGTTGGGTCAAACTTCCTACCCCATAGAGactcgactccggcttcttgaGAATCCCCCGACAAGCTAAAAGCAGAATTAACCAGTTGCATGTCGCCAAATCCCAACGGCCACGTTAATCTGCTCCATGATACGTTGATTTCCAATTTACTTCCCCGCACATATCCCTACATGGAGCTTACACCACTAATATTGACTTAAGTCAATCTCAATTTAAGACAACGATTTTGTTATACAAACTCTGCCCCATTTAAATTTAGTTTCAGTAAAATAAATATCTGTCTTAAATTAGAGAACTCTTTTATTAACTAcgttaataaaattaaatcagcaataagtttaattaattaatgaatactattaaatatctaaaatactaaaaaataattaattaaaagattGCCCCAGACTACTTGTAATTATGGCATCAACTTGAAAGTGTTCAATATTAATTTTCATATTAATAAAAAGTACTAGTACTTAATATTTCAATGAGTTGAATTCATATTGGGCTaatattttagtaaaatttCAGTTGCAAAGCCCAAGCTCTATCTACCTTAGCAAATAATAAATCAGGCAGTGTGACAagcaaatattaaaaaaaaaaagagtttatTATATTGAGTAAACATATGGCGGGTAATGAGAGAATGGACCAATTTCTTATCCCAACAATCTTCACACATTCAAATCCAACGTTAACAAAATTCCACACAGCTTATCTTCTCTCTCACCAACAATGGCTGCCCTTTCCCCAAAACCAATCCCACCATGCATCACTCTTCCTCCCTCAACTCCTCCCCTCCAATCCACCACCACACTCTCCTTCTTCCCCCGTAAAGCGGCCCCACTCTTCATCCCCAATGCGAAGAAGAAGAACCCCTGGCTTGACCCCTTCAACCAGGGAGACGACCCCGAGATGGAGTACGGCCAGCTCTTCTCCGACGGCAAGCAGGACGAGGACCCCCGCCCTCCCGACAACCCCGGGAACCCGTACGGCTTCCTCAAGTTCCCCCAGGGCTACGCCGTCGAGGTCGCCTCCCTCTGCCTCAAGATCAGGGGCGACgtccgccgctgctgctgcgtCATCTCTGGCGGCGTCTACGACAACCTCCTCTTCTTCCCCGCCATCCAGATGATCAAGGACCGCTACCCCGGCGTCCAGGTCGACATCGTCACGACCGCCAGGGGGAAGCAGGTTTATGAGATCAACAAGAACGTCAGATTTGCTGATGTGTACGACGTCGATGATCCGTTTCCTGAGCCGGCCGAATATACTGACATGATCGGCCAGCTTAAGGTAGGTAAGACAGATAAGACAAAACATTATGAGaatgcactttttattttaggtaGGCTGAATGACTGTGAAGATGGATGAGTTATATGTCCTATCAAACTGGCCCTTACGATATTCGTTAACTAATTATTGTCGATTTTTGCAGAACAGGTACTATGATATGATCTTGTCGACTAAGCTAGCTGGGATAGGCCACGGTGCATTCTTGTTTATGGCTAGTGCGAGGGATGTGGTTAGCTATGTTTACCCTAACGTCAATGCTGCCGGAGCAGGGCTCTTCTTGTCGGAGACCTTCACTCCCGCCACCACCAATCTCGCCGACGGCGGTTACCACatgtatgtttgtttgtttgtttgttcatCAATGGGAAAAGAATTATTaattcttgaaaaaaaaacagGGGAAACAGAGTATATGAAAATGTTGTGGTGTTTGTTTGTTCATCAATGGGAAAATATCATTCATTCTTGGAACAAAACAGGGGAAACAGAGTATATGAAAATGTTGTGGTGTTTGTTTGTTCATCAATGGGAAAATATCATTCATTCTTGGAACAAAACAGGGGAAACAGAGTATATGAAAATGTTGTGGTGTTTGTTTGTTCATCAATGGGAAAATATCATTCATTCTTGGAACAAAACAGGGGAAACAGAGTATATGAAAATGTTGTGGTGTTTGTTTGTTCATCAATGGGAAAATATCATTCATTCTTGGAACAAAACAGGGGAAACAGAGTACATGGTGTATATTTGTTTGCTcattaatgggaaaaaaaccATTCATTCTTGGAACAAAACAGGGGAAACAGAGTATATGGTGCATATGAAAATGTTGTGGTATTTTTTTGTTCATcaatggaaaaaaaatcattCATTCTTGAAACAAAACAGGGGAAACAGAGTACATGGTGTATATGAAAATATTGTCTAGGTATATGAAAATGCTGTGGTGTTTTAGGTATCGCGAGATGATAGATTGGCTAGGAAGGCCGTTTCGTAGTGTTCCAAGGCAGGCGTTGCCTCCGCTGAAGGTGTTGATTTCAAGGAAGGTGAAGGAGGTGGTCGAGGCCAAGTACACGAGCGCGGGGGCAGTCAAGGGGAGGTACATTGTGATCCATGGCATCAAATCAGATTCAAAGGCCTCAATGCAGAGCAAGGGAGATACTGATAGCTTGCTGCCTATTGAGATATGGGATGACATAGCTAGTGCCATAAGGTACACATCTTATTTTTTTACAATTGATCAATTTTTCCatgacaataattaattaactatcTGCTTTATTTGATCAACACTGTGACAGTGGACTCACTCCATTGTTCGTGATCCCGCACGAGAAAGAGCGGGAAAATGTTGAATATGTTGTTGGAGATGATGCTAGTATAGTGTTCATTACCACCCCAGGGCAGGTTAACCTAATTTTTCATAtgcattattatattttaattattctctaaAATTAAGATGATTGTCTATTGAAAAAACTTGTAACTTGTGGTGATTAGCTTGCTGCTTTGATTAATGATTCGGCGGGCGTGATATGCTCCAACACAGCTGCTGTACAACTAGCGAATGCGCGCGAAAAACCAAGGTGATAAATATCATACTTATTGAATGTGAGCATAATGAGTCAGTGTAATATCACTGACTCAGCATAACGGTGCTTGTGTGGGTGCAGTATCGCGTTGTTTTGCTCGGAAGATAAGGCTAAGGTGTTCGTCCCCAACGCGGAAGAGAAGAGGTGCGCTGTTATATCGTCAAAGACGGGAAAACTTGTGGATATAGATGTTGAAGCCGTTAAGACTGCAGTTCAGATTTTCAGCTTGCCTTTGGCTATTGCATAGCTAAATTCTAACATGCCACATTCATTTTCTTACATTTAAGAATCTGCATCTGCTGCTTTTATTAAGAGTTGATCATagataatatatgtatatttcaattatcaaataaagataaatttcTTGCCTTTGAGAGTTGGGAGCTTTGTCCACAGCCCAGTAGGCATTATGTGGGATTTTTCTACTACCAGTATTTTTGGagcatttattaaattttggaaTGTTTTTTGGACATGTAATATGAAATTTAAGATAAACATTTTGAGTTAATTTttgttttctcatttgtttAAGTTGGGAAGGGGCAATGAAATTtatgagttgaaaaaattacttaattaaattgaaacttttttaaatgaaaaaataactcaattaacaTAGACGGAGGGAGTCGTATAAGAGAAAAATACGGATAAGAGAAAACGTGAATCACCCAGCACTGTGGATGTTGTAAGCTATTGATATTGCCCTATGGACAGACAAGTCATTGTGCTTAGTCAATTCACCTTTACCAATCCAAGAGCAATTGGACACATCAACAtgtgttttctttattttcctcCATTAAAAATCTAAAAAGGGCAAAACTTTGTTTACCATCCAATCCAAGACTTCTCCCCATATTATATCATAACTATTCTTTTCCATCAAAGACATAagtaaaattaagaaaaaaaatcattcaaGCATAAATAATTGAAGATATCATGTAAGTGAATGTGATCATCACCGCATAATTGTAAATCCATCATAAATATTAAACTCATCTACATGTTAACCAATTAACATGCTTTTCTGTGCATCATTTCATTCTCACAAACCAACCCCACCTCATAACTAATCTTcgcaattaatataattaatctcGACTTGTTTAATGACCTCTGTAATACGTAGGATGTGGAAATAATTAGCATGTCATGATCCCtactttatttcctttttttctatGCATCGTTTTTATATCAATTATTTTTAGGCATCAtgaaattcatatttatttGGTCGGCCTCAAATGTAAAGTCTCAAGCATGGCATTGgttaaataaatattcaaatccttttAACAGTTCAATTTGCCAACTAGCTAGTAGTTTCAACCTTAAAATAATAAACCAAGCCCATGTGAAAGCGTTAATATAATTATGATTAGTTCAGATTGTAgtgaacaaataaaataattatttaagagCAAATAATTGCAACCAAACGTATTATTGTCCTAAAACCTTTCCAATTTCTAAACTCGTAAACTTAATTTCAAATTCGacaattaaaataaagatactgtattttctttgattacaaattcaacataaaaattactccctccgtctcacaagaatatgcactttttcatttttagtccgtcccacaagaatacgCACTTTCTAATTTGAAAACTCTTCTCTTtaataaggtgagactcattctctactcacaatactttaattactttttctttttacctctctcatactttaccaattttgcattaaaacttgtgtcgaacccaaagtgcatatcctttagggacagagagagtaaatGATAAGAAAATATGAtaagatttaattatattatttagcggtcaccattttttttatatatcatgTGTTTAAACTGGTAGAAAACCTGTGAAAATAAGTGAAATtatacatgcatatatattCCACCATTTTCCACCAAAGAAAACACATTATAAGCAAAAACAATATTAATTTCATCTTTTTATCTTAGTGTATAGACTTTTTAATTAACTTGGTAACATTAATTTTACGCAAAGATTTGCAAGATTAGGAGTAGTTTTATTTTGGCCATATGCTTTAAATCTTAGGCAACTTCATTGTCAATTCACACCAGAAGTTAGGGAAATAAAATTCTAAGTAAAAATTATATTCTTAAACATAGCAATCTCCAGGCATCCGTGAGAACTTTGGAACAAATCTGCAATTGATACTTTAGAATTGGATTTGTAATTAAATCGCGATCATATCTTATATTGAATGTCTTAATCTGCTTTGTTTGTTGCATTAAATAAATATGAGTGGTCACTTACATTTAAAAAGAGCCAATAGCGGCGCGGAAAAAGTATTTAATCTTTCTATTAAGGTGTGGGTGGACCACATTAGGAAAACAGCAAATTTTATTGTGCACACTTGATCACCATCTCTGTTATTTTGAGTAAatctaattttatattctaaaagTTTAACTTATTGTAAATGTACCCCAAAACAagtaaaattacaaataaattaaataactacactatcttttattttcctatttttacAGTTCTACCATACACATATACTCTCTtgcaagttacttgagtcgtattcctttttgggttgtcccaagttacctgaatcatttctttttttagttaaaaacaTAACATCTAAtttcacctactttattctttattttactttactctttcttctttctcttattttattatctcctctactttatttaactcattaaacacaattttcttaaatctcatgccgaaaagaaacgtctcgagtaatatgggacggagggagtatgtatttTTGACCGTCTTCGATAATCAAATATAAGGTATTTGATGTCATTCGACGTGATAAACATGTTTTCGAGTCCCAGAAAGACGTGCACAGATTTGTTCTtgcatgaaaaaaaaatgaaaaagggtAGAAAAAAGGTTGTTAGGatatgatttaatttgattaGTTTAGTTTTACCGTCATCatttatttctatatattaTTAGAATTTAGAGTATAGTactattttggtcctaaacatatggccgatttatgattttggtccaaaacattcactttttgaaaatcaAGTCCACAACAACCGTCATTTAGCCCAATTTTGACCCGATTAGACTTAATCTGATATTATTAGTAGCTTAaaattatgttaattattttgctaaataattcaatttttaatattttgaatatgaaAAGTCAATCTTCCAAAACTCACCTAAAATATTACAAAGTGAACATGAAccttcactctctctcttttctatCTTCTCTATCTTCACTCTCCTAAGAATAAGAACCCTAGTTTAGGATTCTGACCAAGAACAACCCGATTCCGACCGATTATTGTTGGTTTCCATGAGTTGGAAGTCGCCCTACCCTAACTCCCGTTCCAGCGACGGTCTCGTCGACGTGAAAAAAGCATATGCGAGGAAGAGGAAGTCCAAAGATAGACATCCGCCTGACACCGAAGATGGTCCGTCGGCTGATTCGTCGAAGCAAAACAAACAATGCAACGAACAAGGGCCGTCGGCGGCGTCGGGATTTGTGAGTTCTAACCCTAGTCCCTTTTTGTGGATGTAATTCGACACTAGCTGTGGTTGTTTTTGAGTTTTGTTGGTGTTAAGATAGATGCAGTACCATATGACAATGTCTTTTAGATCGTGTAAATGTCCGGGACAAATTCGAAGTTGAAAATGAATATGAAGGACCACTTTGTATTGTATTTAGTTGTCCATTTATTAGTTCAATTTGATGTCAGTTTATTGACATAGTCGACGAAGAAACAATCACATACGAAGAATCACATAATTTATGAAACCAACATCAACTCCAAAAAAATTTTGCTTGTAAGTCTACAATGAGTGTGGTTAAATGTTCAAGACCAAATGgaagtaaataatttatatgAAGGACTACTTTGTCTTGTATTTTAGGGTTCTCCAATTATTGAATCAGTTTGATTTCTACCGATTTTTctaagaagaataagaaggattcacttcaaaattcaaataagaacaaaaaattagggttttcaaaCACTCCATCAAATTACTTGAACATACACAAAAGTgttacaacaacaacaaaacaaagaCCAAAGCTCAAAACATTcactaatttctgaattttatcCTTAATTTCGGTTAAATTCAATGTCAAATCCTCAAAATCGGCACCACCGAATGAGGTTGACGAAGAACAGGCCCGTGCGTTGACATCAAGATTTGGCTCGCACCACTTGAAGAAACTGCATTCCTTCCTCTCACATACAAAGTAAAGCTTCCCCCGCAACGGTTTGTCTTGGCCGGTGACAATACGGAGCGCCGCTGTCTTCTTACAGTAGCAGAAAGCATAGCTAAATCGGAGGTCTCCGAAGTCACGAACGTCGTCGCTGTCGACGGAGTCCCGGCTGCAcgttgatgcactttttattagcactaaataaacttgcaagtatacagagtatatatagtatagctaaaggtcagtaccggatatcaaACACAGGGAAAACAAACATAATGGTATAACCAAAGTTGTTACTAACAAGGCAATCTCCTCTCAcaattatgtagcaagttatattaaatcatcaccgaatgtgtcactcaaacgtggagtattatagaacaacttagggaagaaacgaagtaaaaacaaaacggatattaaatagcaaaacatAATGGTATAACCAAAGTTGTTACTAACACATCCATAGAATCCTATTAATTTAGTtgcacataattgaataagctaaaaactagggatgtcaatcgggccggcccgtcgggttttgggccaaccctactcgggttgcgggtcaatcgggtgcgggttaatagggttgtgatttctttcgggttataaaagctcagtcctaaccctaaaagctcgtgTCTCGGGCTAGCACAGCGGGTTACTCgagttgctaccgataatatgaacatgcgatcaatccaataaataattattaaaatttctaattttcatacaatgtaaaacatttaattatgatatatttgagatatatgcttaaactcaatcataaacatgatcaaatactaatatttgagatatttcgtagaattttaatgcatgttttagaaatttaaatattttttttgtgaatttgaagtttttaatttatatatcaattattatattaataaaaattcaaaatataatttgtatatttaatataaaattaaaagttatttttttagttaaaattaatcaatgaaatgtcgaattaggagtaaaaaaatagaataatagaaattttatcgggttttcaggtctggccctaatgggttgcgggttaatcgggtgcgggctaatcggattttgattttatcgggctagaaatttccaaccctaaccctataaatttggggttacgggctacattgacatcccta is a genomic window of Salvia splendens isolate huo1 unplaced genomic scaffold, SspV2 ctg865, whole genome shotgun sequence containing:
- the LOC121791651 gene encoding photosynthetic NDH subunit of subcomplex B 1, chloroplastic-like, with amino-acid sequence MAALSPKPIPPCITLPPSTPPLQSTTTLSFFPRKAAPLFIPNAKKKNPWLDPFNQGDDPEMEYGQLFSDGKQDEDPRPPDNPGNPYGFLKFPQGYAVEVASLCLKIRGDVRRCCCVISGGVYDNLLFFPAIQMIKDRYPGVQVDIVTTARGKQVYEINKNVRFADVYDVDDPFPEPAEYTDMIGQLKNRYYDMILSTKLAGIGHGAFLFMASARDVVSYVYPNVNAAGAGLFLSETFTPATTNLADGGYHMYREMIDWLGRPFRSVPRQALPPLKVLISRKVKEVVEAKYTSAGAVKGRYIVIHGIKSDSKASMQSKGDTDSLLPIEIWDDIASAISGLTPLFVIPHEKERENVEYVVGDDASIVFITTPGQLAALINDSAGVICSNTAAVQLANAREKPSIALFCSEDKAKVFVPNAEEKRCAVISSKTGKLVDIDVEAVKTAVQIFSLPLAIA